The Nocardioides zeae genome includes the window AGTTCGTCATCGACCTGCTCCGGGCGAAGAAGCTGCTCGTCACCCACGGCACGGGCTTCAACTGGTTCGAGCCCGACCACTTCCGCCTCGTGACGCTGCCCGACGTCGACATGCTGACCGAGGCCATCGAGCGGATCGCCGACTTCCTCGCCACGCTGCGCCGCTGACCCCTCGGTCCCACCCGGGCCGGCCCCCTCTCCGGGGTAGTCCCTGACGTTCCGCACACGACACGCCGACGATCGCCGGCGACACGGTGCGAAACGTCAGGGACTACGACGGCGGTGGGAGCTCAGCCGGCGATCCCCGCCACGACGCGGGTGGCCTGCTCGATGGCGCGCTTCGCGTCGAGCTCCGCCGCGACGTCGGCCCCACCGACGAGGTGCACCGCGGCGCTGCCGCCCGGGTACGCCGCAGCGCCGTCCAGCGCGTCGTACACGTCCCGCACGGACTCCTGCCCGGCGCACACGACGACGTGGTCCACGGCATACAGCCGCTGCTCCCCGTCGACCGTCACCCACAGGCCGTCGTCGTCGATGCGGTCGTAGGTCACGCCGGAGACCTGCACGACGCCCGACTGCTTGAGCACGGCCCGGTGGGCCCAGCCGGAGGTCTTGCCCAGGCCCACGCCGATGGGCGTGGTCTTGCGCTGCAACAGGTAGACCTCGCGCACGACGGCGCGCGGCTTGGGCTCCGTCAGCCCGCCGCGGTCGAGGGCGGGGTCGCCGACGCCCCAGTGCGACTTCCACGTCGCGACGTCGTCGATGGACTCGGCCGGGTCGTGGGTGAGGAAGTGGGCGACGTCGACACCGATGCCGCCGGCACCGATGACGGCGACGCGCTGGCCGCAGGTGACGCGGCGGGCGAGCACGTCGGCGTACGAGACGGCCTTCGGGTGGTCCATCCCCGGGATGGCGGGCACCCGCGGCTCGACGCCGCTCGCGACGACGACCTCGTCGAAGCCCGCCAGGTCGTCGGGGGTCGCCGTGGTGCCGAGGCGCACGTCGACGCCGAGCACCTCGAGCCGGCGCGTGTAGTAGCGCAGCGTCTCCGCGAACTCCTCCTTGCCGGGGATCTGCATCGCGAGCTGGAACTGCCCACCGAGGTGGGGGTTGCGCTCGAAGAGGGTGACGGCGAAGCCGCGCTCCGCGGCCGACACGGCGGCCGCCAGACCGGCGGGTCCGGCGCCGACGATGGCGACGGTGCGGCGGGTCCGCGTGGGGCTGAGCACCAGCGTCGTCTCGCGGCACGCCCGCGGGTTGACGAGGCACGACGACAACTTGTTGCTGAAGATGTGGTCGAGGCAGGCCTGGTTGCAGGCGATGCACGTGTTGATCTCGTCGGCCCGCCCGGCGGCCGCCTTGGCGACGAGCGCGGCATCGGCGAGGAACGGTCGCGCCAGCGAGACGAGGTCGGCCTCCCCGGCGGCGAGGATGTCCTCGGCCACCTCCGGGGTGTTGATGCGGTTCGACGCGCACACCGGGGTGGCGATGCCGGACGCCCGCAGCGCGGCCCGGAGCCGGGCGGTGGAGTCGCGCCACGCGGCGCGTGGGACCTGCGTGATGATCGTCGGCACCCGGGCCTCGTGCCAGCCGATGCCCGTGTTGAAGACGTCGACGCCGGCCTCGACGAGCGCGTGGGCCAGCTCGACGGTCTCCTCCCACGTCTGCCCGTCCTCGACGAGGTCGAGGAGCGAGATGCGGTAGTCGAGCAGGAAGTCGTCGCCGACGAGCTCCCGGGTGCGGCGCACGACCTCGATCGGGAAGCGCATCCGCTTCGCGGCGCTGCCGCCCCAGCGGTCGGTGCGGTCGTTGGTGCGCGCGGCGAGGAACTGGTTGATGAGGTAGCCCTCGGAGCCCATCACCTCGACGCCGTCGTACCCCGCCCGCTGCGCCAGCCGCGCCGCCCGCGCGAAGTCGCTCGCCGTGCGGTCGACCGCCTTCGTGCTGAGCGCGGTGGGCCGGAACGGCGTGATGGGGCTCTGGCGGCGCGACGCGCCGACGTTGAGCGGGTGGTAGCCGTAGCGGCCGGCGTGCACCAGCTGCAGCACGATCTTCGCGTCGTGCTCGTGCACCGCGTCGGTCACCTGCACGTGGCGCGCGGCCTGCAGCCGGCTCGTCATCTCCGAGCCCACCGGCTTCAGCCAGCCTCGCTTGTTGGGCGCGTAGCCGCCGGTCACGATCAGCCCGACCCCGCCGGCGGCGCGCTCGGCGAAGTAGGCCGCCAGCTTGCCGATGTTCCAGAACCCGTCCTCGAGCCCGGTGTGCATGGACCCCATGACGCTGCGGTTGCGCAGCGTGACGCTGCCGCGCCCGTGCGCCGTGGGGACGGTGAGCGGGCTGAGGAAGGTGGGGTACGCCGTGGGTGCGGTCATCGGGACTCCTCGCGGTCGGTCTCGGGATGGGGATCAGGGGTGCTCGGCGCCCCGTGCGCCGTCAGGTACTCGTCGAGCCACGTGACCCAGAACCGCTCCATGAGCAGCCCTCCGCGGAGCACGAGCCAGCGGTCGAGGGCGGGCCCGGCGAGGGCGTCCGGGTCGGGGAACTGCTCGGCCGCCATGGCCTCGAAGGTGCGGAGCCGCGCCCGGTGCTCCTCCCGCCGGACGGCGAGGTGGGCGAGCACGGCCGCACGGTCGCCGTACGCCGCGCCGCGCATCTTCACCGCCACCTCGTCGCGCAGCGGTCCGGGCGAGGTCGGCGTCGCCAGCCACTCGGCGAGCACCTTCGCGCCGACGGGGGAGACGGCGTAGACCTTCTTGTCGGGCCGCCCGGTCTGGGTGACCGTCTCGACGTCGACCCAGCCGTCGTCGGCCATGCGACCCAGCGTCCGGTAGATCTGCTGGTGGCTGGCCTGCCAGAAGTTGCCGAGGGTGCGCTCGAAGCGCTGGGTGAGCTCGAGGCCCGAGCCGCCGCGCTCGCGCAGCGCCACGAGGAGCACGTGTTCGAGGGCCATGTGCGGAAGCGTGCCATGCAACGCGTTGCAGTGCAACTGGTTGCAAGCACGTCCCTCTCCCCGGGTCGTGGTGTCAGGCGCACGCTTTCCGCAGGCCTCACACCACGACCCGGGGACGGGGAGCGGGGGGACGCAGTGGTGTCACCTCCCCGCAACACGCATGGGCCACCATGCGCCCATGGCCTGGATCGTGCTCGTCCTGTCGGGGTGCCTCGAAGCGGTGTGGGCGACCGCCCTCTCACGCTCGGAGGGCCTGACCCGCCTGGTGCCCTCCGTCGTCTTCGCCGTCTCCGTGGTCGCCAGCATGGTCGGCCTCGCGTGGGCGATGCGGACGCTGCCGGTGGGCACGTCCTACGCGGTGTGGGTCGGGATCGGTGCGGCGCTCACCGCGTCGTACGCCATGGCCACCGGCGCCGAGGCCTTCTCGGCGGTGCGCGCGCTCCTGCTGCTGGGCATCGTCGCCTGCGTCATCGGTCTCAAGCTCGCCCACTGAGCCCGGCCCGGGGAGGCCCTCGCGACCGTGACAGTGAACCTGTCATGATCCGTCCATGCCACTCACGCTGGGACAGGGAACGGGGCCGCTCGCCGGCCTGAAGGTCGTCGAGCTCGCGGGGATCGGGCCGGGCCCGCACGCCTGCATGATCCTCGCGGACCTCGGTGCCGACGTCATCCGCATCGACCGCCCGGGCGGAGGCGCCCTGTCGGTCGTCGCCGACCCGCGCCACGACCTGCTCACCCGCGGGCGGCCCAGCGTGGCGGCGAACCTCAAGGACCCGATCGCCCGCGACACCGTGCTCGACCTCGTCGCCGAGGCGGACGTGCTCGTCGAGGGCCTGCGGCCCGGGGTGACCGAGCGGCTCGGGCTCGGTCCCGACGACTGCCTCGCGCGCAACCCGCGGCTCGTCTACGGACGGATGACCGGCTGGGGCCAGACGGGCCCGCTCGCCCACGCGGCCGGCCACGACATGGACTACATCGCCATCACCGGCGCCCTCCACGGGCTGGGCCAGGACAAGGCCCGCCCGCACTTCCCGAGCAATCTCGTCGGCGACTTCGGCGGCGGCTCGACCTACCTCGTCATCGGCATCCTGGCCGCCCTGGTCGAGCGCGGCATCAGCGGCAAGGGCCAGGTCGTCGACGCCGCGATCGTCGACGGCACCGCCCACCTCAACGCCATGGCCTCCGCCATGCTGGCCGGCGGCGGCTTCACCGAGGAGCGCGCCGCCAACCTGCTCGACGGCGGCATCCCCTACTACGACATCTACGAGACCGCCGACGGCGAGCACCTCGCGGTCGGGGCGCTCGAGCCGCAGTTCTTCGACGAGCTCGTGACACGCCTCGGCATCAAGGAGCAGGCGCCGACCCAGGCCGAGCTCGGCCGGTACGACGAGCTGCGCACCCTCATCGCCGACACCATCCGCTCGCGGACCCGCGCCGAGTGGACCGAGGTGTTCGACGGCACCGACGCGTGCGTCGCGCCGATCCTGCGCATGAGCGAGGCCCCGGAGCACCCGCACGTCGCCGCCCGGGAGATCTTCGTCGAGCGCGACGGCGTCGTGCAGCCGGCGCCGGCCCCCCGGTTCTCGCGGACGGCGCCGACGCTGACCCTGAGCCCCCACCGCGCCGGCGCCTACACCCGCGAGGCGCTCGCGGCGTGGGGCGTCGCCGACGTCGACGGGCTGATCGACTCGGGAGCGTTCGTCCAGGCCTGAGTGCCGGTGGCGGGGGTGACGCCGGCGGCGCCCCCGGCCCTGGCACCCTTGCCCGGTGATCCTGCTCGCCGCCGCCGTGGTCGCCGCCGGGGCCTGCCTCGTCGCGGCGCTCGTGCTCGACGGCGTCCGACAGCTGGTGGTCGGCGTGCTGGCCGCCGGGCTGGTGCTCGGCGTCGGTGCCGTCAGTCCCGACCACGCCGAGCGGGCGGTGCTCGACCTGCTGCCGGTCGTGGGCTACCTCGTGGCGATCCTCGTGCTGGCCACGCTGGTCGAGCGCGGCGGCGTCTTCGCCTGGCTCGGCGGGATCGTCGCGGCCGGCGCCCGCCGCGCGGCCGACCCCGGCCGGCGGCTCGTGCTCCTCGCCGTGCTCACGGCGGCGGTGGTCACGGCGCTGCTCACCCTCGACGCCACGGTCGTGCTGCTGGCGCCGGTGCTCGCGCTGGCGGCCCGGGGCCTCGGTCGCGACCCCTGGCCGCTGGACCTCGCCTCGGTGCGCCTCGCCAACACCGCGTCGATCCTGCTGCCGGTCTCCAACCTCACCAACCTCGTCGCCTTCGACGCCGCCGGGCTGACGTTCCTCCACTTCACGTTGCTGATGGCGCCGGCGTGGCTCGTGGTCGTCGCGGCCGAGCACGTCGTCGTACGCCGCGCACAGCGCCCGGCCGCCGTCACGCCCGTGGCGACGGTGGCCCCCGTGGCGGTCCCGCGCCCCGACCGGCTCACCCTCGTCGTGCTCGGCGTGACACTGGCGGTGATCGTGGTCGGCGGCCAGCTCCACCTCGAGCCGGTGTGGCCGGCGCTGGCGGCGGCCGTGGTGCTGGGGGTGCGCGCGGCGCTCACCCGTCGCCCGGGCCTGCGGCTCGCCCCGACGCGGCTCCTCGCTGCGGGGCAGGTGCCCTTCGCCGTCTTCGTGCTCTGCTGGGCGATCGCCGTGACGGCCCTGGCCGACCGTGGCGGCGCCGACCTCCTCGACCGGC containing:
- a CDS encoding CaiB/BaiF CoA transferase family protein yields the protein MPLTLGQGTGPLAGLKVVELAGIGPGPHACMILADLGADVIRIDRPGGGALSVVADPRHDLLTRGRPSVAANLKDPIARDTVLDLVAEADVLVEGLRPGVTERLGLGPDDCLARNPRLVYGRMTGWGQTGPLAHAAGHDMDYIAITGALHGLGQDKARPHFPSNLVGDFGGGSTYLVIGILAALVERGISGKGQVVDAAIVDGTAHLNAMASAMLAGGGFTEERAANLLDGGIPYYDIYETADGEHLAVGALEPQFFDELVTRLGIKEQAPTQAELGRYDELRTLIADTIRSRTRAEWTEVFDGTDACVAPILRMSEAPEHPHVAAREIFVERDGVVQPAPAPRFSRTAPTLTLSPHRAGAYTREALAAWGVADVDGLIDSGAFVQA
- a CDS encoding DMT family transporter, with the translated sequence MAWIVLVLSGCLEAVWATALSRSEGLTRLVPSVVFAVSVVASMVGLAWAMRTLPVGTSYAVWVGIGAALTASYAMATGAEAFSAVRALLLLGIVACVIGLKLAH
- a CDS encoding PadR family transcriptional regulator; the encoded protein is MALEHVLLVALRERGGSGLELTQRFERTLGNFWQASHQQIYRTLGRMADDGWVDVETVTQTGRPDKKVYAVSPVGAKVLAEWLATPTSPGPLRDEVAVKMRGAAYGDRAAVLAHLAVRREEHRARLRTFEAMAAEQFPDPDALAGPALDRWLVLRGGLLMERFWVTWLDEYLTAHGAPSTPDPHPETDREESR
- a CDS encoding NADPH-dependent 2,4-dienoyl-CoA reductase; the encoded protein is MTAPTAYPTFLSPLTVPTAHGRGSVTLRNRSVMGSMHTGLEDGFWNIGKLAAYFAERAAGGVGLIVTGGYAPNKRGWLKPVGSEMTSRLQAARHVQVTDAVHEHDAKIVLQLVHAGRYGYHPLNVGASRRQSPITPFRPTALSTKAVDRTASDFARAARLAQRAGYDGVEVMGSEGYLINQFLAARTNDRTDRWGGSAAKRMRFPIEVVRRTRELVGDDFLLDYRISLLDLVEDGQTWEETVELAHALVEAGVDVFNTGIGWHEARVPTIITQVPRAAWRDSTARLRAALRASGIATPVCASNRINTPEVAEDILAAGEADLVSLARPFLADAALVAKAAAGRADEINTCIACNQACLDHIFSNKLSSCLVNPRACRETTLVLSPTRTRRTVAIVGAGPAGLAAAVSAAERGFAVTLFERNPHLGGQFQLAMQIPGKEEFAETLRYYTRRLEVLGVDVRLGTTATPDDLAGFDEVVVASGVEPRVPAIPGMDHPKAVSYADVLARRVTCGQRVAVIGAGGIGVDVAHFLTHDPAESIDDVATWKSHWGVGDPALDRGGLTEPKPRAVVREVYLLQRKTTPIGVGLGKTSGWAHRAVLKQSGVVQVSGVTYDRIDDDGLWVTVDGEQRLYAVDHVVVCAGQESVRDVYDALDGAAAYPGGSAAVHLVGGADVAAELDAKRAIEQATRVVAGIAG
- a CDS encoding ArsB/NhaD family transporter; protein product: MILLAAAVVAAGACLVAALVLDGVRQLVVGVLAAGLVLGVGAVSPDHAERAVLDLLPVVGYLVAILVLATLVERGGVFAWLGGIVAAGARRAADPGRRLVLLAVLTAAVVTALLTLDATVVLLAPVLALAARGLGRDPWPLDLASVRLANTASILLPVSNLTNLVAFDAAGLTFLHFTLLMAPAWLVVVAAEHVVVRRAQRPAAVTPVATVAPVAVPRPDRLTLVVLGVTLAVIVVGGQLHLEPVWPALAAAVVLGVRAALTRRPGLRLAPTRLLAAGQVPFAVFVLCWAIAVTALADRGGADLLDRLLPDGTGVGSLVVVALVAMVAANLLNNLPATLLLVPLAAPVGPEAVLAVLVGVGVGASATYAGSLANLLWLRNPALEHPADVGRRFHAAGLLVTPVLVVVATAVMAGTAALVGT